In Hemibagrus wyckioides isolate EC202008001 linkage group LG16, SWU_Hwy_1.0, whole genome shotgun sequence, the sequence CCCATTTTATGTCGTATTCCAGCTCCTCCTGACATCGACAAACATTGCTGCATTCGGATATTTTTTGTCAGTGAAAATTCCGAATAGACGACAGtaattatatacactgataacaCAGTGAGGAGATTTTAATGTTGCTAGAATGGACAGGAAGACGGGATTAATCTCGATATTGTTTACTCTTGGATTTATTCTCATTTTTCTTCACCCAGTACATGGAGATTTGAGCTACACTGTTCCGGAGGAAACGAAGCGTCAATATGTGATTGGACATTTAGCAAAGGATCTCGGAATTGATGGCAAACGTTTATCAGCTCGTAAAGCTCGGGTGGAGACAGAGGACAGCGCGAAACGGTACTGCGACATTAATCTGAGTAGTGGAAATCTGGTCGTGGCGGAAGAAATAGACCGAGAGGAGATTTGCGGCTCGAGAATTTCTTGCATTGTTAATTACGAGCTTGTGTTGGAAAATCCTCTGGAAGTGCATCGCATTTCACTGCAGATTGAGGATATAAACGATAACTCTCCCGTTTTCTATAATGATCGTATCAGTTTTGAAATTAGAGAGTCAGCTGTTAAGGGCGAGCGTTTTCCTTTGGAGGAAGCTCATGACTTGGACATAGGACTTAATGCAGTTCAAGGATATTCActtgaaaaaaatgaacactttATTTTATCTGTGAATGAGAACGCAGACGGAGGAAAATCCGCTACATTGGTCCTGGAGAAAGAGCTCGATCGCGAAAAACAGAACGACATGAATTTAATTCTTACCGCATTTGATGGCGGTAATCCACCGAAATCAGGGACAGCAGTTATACACGTTACTGTTCTGGATGCCAATGACAATATTCCTGTGTTTAGTCAACCTGTGTACAGAGTGAGTCTGGCTGAAAACACGCCTTTAGGCACGGAGGTGATTACAGTGAGCGCGACTGATGCTGATGAAGGAGCCAATGGTGACGTCACCTATGAGCTCAGTCGTTTATCTGATAAATCAGGAAAAATATTATCTCTTGATAAAATCACTGGAAGGATCACGGTGAGTGGCAACATCGATTATGAGgatgaaaaatattttgaaatgagAGTACAGGCTAAAGATGGTCCTGGCCTAGTATCATCTGCTAAAATTATTATAGACATCACTGACGTCAATGACAATGAACCTCGAATTATTCTTAAATCATTAAACGACCCAATACCTGAAAACTCAGTAGCAGGTACTGAGGTGGCCATTATTAATGTACAAGATAAAGATTCAGGTGATAATCGTCAGGTACATTGTTATATTCAGCAAAATGTTCCTTTCAAATTAAATCCATCGATCAAAAACTACTTTTCTTTAATAACTACAAGCATGTTGGATAGAGAGAATGAATCAGAGTACAATATAACAATCACTGCTACTGATGGAGGATCTCCACCTTTATCCTCATCCATGACCATTCATTTAACCGTATCAGATGTGAATGACAATCCTCCTGTATTTGAACAGCAATCCTACACTGCATATGTAATGGAAAATAACAAACCAGGAACCTTTATTAGTTCTGTTACTGCTAGAGACCCAGACTGGAGGCAGAACGGTACAGTAATGTATTCTCTGGTGCCCAGTGAGATAAATGGTCTTCCAGTGTCCTCATTTTTATCAATTAACTCAGATACAGGAGTGATCCAGGCTGTGAGATCATTTGACCATGAAAAGTTCAGAAACTTTAAAGTCCAGGTTGTAGCCAGAGACAATGGTTCTCCTCCACTCAGCAGCaatgtgactgtgagtgtgtttatatcagatgAGAATGATAATTCTCCACAGATATTATACCCTGCTCCAGAGGGAAAGTCTTTAATGACTGAGATGGTCCCTAAAActgctctctctggctctctggtCTCCAAAGTCATCGCTGTGGATGCTGACTCTGGACAGAACGCATGGCTGTCGTATCAGATTGTCAAATCTACTGATCCGGGACTTTTCACTATCAGTCTCCATAGTGGAGAGATCAGGGCTCAGAGGGACATTACTGAATCTGACAACATGAAACAGAACCTTGTGATCTCAGTGAAAGATAACGGACAGCCGCCTCTCTCTGCTACCTGTTctgtatatttacttatttctgaTAATCTTGCTGAAGTTCCAGAGCTTAAAGACATGACTTATGAGGAGAGCAATTCCAAACTGACTTTTTATCTGATCATTGCGCTAGTTTCCGTCTCCACCTTCTTTCTGACTTTCATTATTCTGATCCTGGCTGTGAGGTTTTGCCACAGGAGAAAGCCCAGACTGTTGTTTGATGGAGCAGTGGCCATTCCCAGCACATATCTCCCTCCCAACTATGCAGAGGTGGAGGGAGCTGGAACTCTCCGCAGTTCTTACAATTATGACACATATCTAACCACAGGATCACGTACAAGTGACTTCAATTACATCACGTCTTACAATGACAGCACTCTTACTGCTTGTGGAACTCTGAAAATGCCCCAAAATGAGACTTTAGCCACAAACCTCATCACACTTAATAATTCAGGAGAGGGAGATGAGGTAAGAAACTGTACTTGTCTCTATATCTAGTTTGTGATGCTGGTATCAATTCTGTGATTTATGCTTTCTTTTGGGAATAGCTGATCACTGTCACTAATCTCTGATAAGTATTCAAAGTGCTCTTTTGGATTTGTTGGCTAGTACACATGCTACAGTCACATGGCAATTACATTTGAGTCCACTACAAATGCTCTGAAAACGTTCAAAAATTCTGTTGCTGTATAGCAAAATATCTGTAGAGGTGGTACAATATTCTGCATGGTCTAGATTACTATTCAGCGCTTTGCAGGTACTGACTCTCACTGGGatgtacattttaattattttgtttgatTATTTACATTGATGACTGACTGAGGTCATTTCTCTCTGCTGCACAGTCCCACTTGTTGCCACACTGTAATTCTAGTTTTCTGGTGGGACATTTCTAGTTTTCGGTGAAGTCAGTGTTTATTCAGATTCAGACAAATGTCCAAAATTTATCCTTGACTATTCTTGCACATCAAACTATTTAGGTGATTACACAATCTCTTCATGatcatttagaaaaaaattatactcTCTAAAATATTCCACTACATGGTTATTATGGATATGAGACTTATTTTGAGGGCTATAACAattcttcattcattcttcaaagtattcaaaaactttttttttatttacctaaCCAGTAAGAGGTTTGTAGAACCACTGCCCTGGACATTTGGACCAATCCTCTCAATTCTCAATTCCTTTACActtgcagtcaggcaagtaccattttcctggcaactgccaaactcTGATTGCCAGATAGATAAGCGTGATCCATCAATTAAAGCAGGTAAAGTGTGTTTTACACCAATGCATCCggcactttgcattgcacttggtgatgtaaagctcagatgcagctgcttggacatgaaaacccattccatgaagatCTCTACATCTCAAAGCTACATGATGTTTGGAGgtcaattcagttcaaagtgAGACTCTCCTGTAGCTAATCTATCTGACTATAAATCACCACATTGATCTGTCTCACTCATTCTAATGAGCACATTTAAACTTACTAAGAAAAAGCCAAATACTTCAGACTGGATGATGGCAGAGATGAGGTTTATTGAAGTCAGTGATGAGTACAAATTACAATGTGCTCACATGGAACATCTCATCAACCCCACAAACTTCAGGTTCAAATCTCAGCAtctatctaaaaaataaaatatgggtGTCTTATCTTTATcattatggttttttttttcttcttcatgttgAGAAGGCTTCATGGGCATGTCAGAGTAACCATCCTTTTTCCATATGAATTATTCTAAGCTTATagctaataaatatattttgaatgATATGTTTTATCTTTCACCTGGGGTGAAGGTGATTTTCTCAAAACCTTTATCAGTGTGCAGTATTCTCATCTGATGAGTGTGTTGCAATACTAAGGATATTACTGTTAATTCATTAGCAACACGACTGCATGCTTAACAGACACACATAAGCAATGCTCCCTTCGTGTCTTGCTCAACCCTTACTTCATTAAACCAATAACAGAAATGGTGTTCAAAACCACTCATGATTTCCCCTCATCCTTTTACAATGACACAAATTCATACAGGTCTAAAAAAGGGGTGacacaaaacttttggcaacatattGTCTCTAAACTTCTCATTGTCATTTCTGTCTCAGCACAATCTCAACACAGCAACAGACTGTCCGTGGTGCTAAAACATAGTTCTGCTCCGTTTACTCAGTTTTTATTTAGGATAGGTCTCTTCAAATCTGAATGTTAGTTTGGTAGCATCATGCAACATGTTGCCACACTGTCATTCTAGTGTTCTGGTGTTACATCTGCTGCATAACAAACTTAAACTACTTAAACTCCATAAAATATTTTGCTGATTGTGTCAGTTTTAGATGAATACAGAATGTTGTTATCAGTTAGAAAACAAaattgtatatataataaaataatttataaatttaaTGACCAGaatacatattttttgtttacctAACTAGTAAGAGGTCTGTAGAACCACTGCACTGGACTTTTGGACCTATCCTCTCAATTCAACACAAAGCATTTTAAATCATTCTGCAAACATTACTGAGAATAACAAGTATCTGTTTAGATTCAACTGTAGATTTGTAATGATACATACATTTCATCTGCATCTGCTTTTGTTAATTTCGGTATGAAGTATGTTTTcaacagtacactgtacagtaaaaaTGGAATGGATCTGGGAAAAGAAGTATGAATGTAAATATGGCTTATTGTATTTAAATAACTGATTGCTATTTTCTTTTTGGGTTTGCTTTTGGTCCTTTGTTACTGCAGactttgatttttgtttttttcactgttACTAAACAAAAGTGTCGTTTCTGTGAAAGTTAACTGTTTTGGGAGACATACAGATTGTCCCATTTTGATAATGATGTCAAGACCAGTCTCTTCACTGTGTATTTGCTAATCAGAGCTTTTGAAATTATCTCTAATCTTCTTAGTGTTATTTGTGGCTCAGGACATGATGGTTTTGATTTTGCTTTGTTGAACTTCTGGTTACATTTTGGAATATGGAGAAATATTGAGTGCTTGGACTTCCCTAGCAGTGCTTTGCTTAATACACACTGATCCCGTTGAAGTATAATATATTAGCTCGTAAGTATATTGTTTACTCTACTGTGcagaatattaatatttaattttagcttgatattttaaatgttaatttttttgcCTTATTTTTAAGCGTTTTAAAGCTTATTTATGAACAAACACATATGCTGTTATGACTAGTTTATTACTTCTGTTTTTCACCCATGCAGCAAGTGAGGAAACAAATCACAACACAGCGACAGACTGAGAGCTATCCGTGGTGCTGAAACACGGTTCTTCTTTGTTTATTCATCTTTTTTACTTAGTATATATATGATGCTACCAAACTAACATTCAGATTTGATGTGACCGATACTAAGTAAAAAagatgagtgtatatatatatatatatatatatatatatatatatatatatatagatagatagatagatagatagatagatagatagatagatagatagatagatagatagagatactcagtaataataataacaacaataataataataataataataataataatataaaaggcATGCTCCACAACAATTTATCTTAACGTCTTACATCTGTGCTTCACATGCACAAGCAAGCtctaatttattgtaaatagaaattaactttcattttcttcttgtgTCAGGAATAATTTAGGAGACAACAACGGAAATAAAATCTTGTCCCTTAAAA encodes:
- the LOC131366964 gene encoding protocadherin beta-16-like isoform X22; its protein translation is MDRKTGLISILFTLGFILIFLHPVHGDLSYTVPEETKRQYVIGHLAKDLGIDGKRLSARKARVETEDSAKRYCDINLSSGNLVVAEEIDREEICGSRISCIVNYELVLENPLEVHRISLQIEDINDNSPVFYNDRISFEIRESAVKGERFPLEEAHDLDIGLNAVQGYSLEKNEHFILSVNENADGGKSATLVLEKELDREKQNDMNLILTAFDGGNPPKSGTAVIHVTVLDANDNIPVFSQPVYRVSLAENTPLGTEVITVSATDADEGANGDVTYELSRLSDKSGKILSLDKITGRITVSGNIDYEDEKYFEMRVQAKDGPGLVSSAKIIIDITDVNDNEPRIILKSLNDPIPENSVAGTEVAIINVQDKDSGDNRQVHCYIQQNVPFKLNPSIKNYFSLITTSMLDRENESEYNITITATDGGSPPLSSSMTIHLTVSDVNDNPPVFEQQSYTAYVMENNKPGTFISSVTARDPDWRQNGTVMYSLVPSEINGLPVSSFLSINSDTGVIQAVRSFDHEKFRNFKVQVVARDNGSPPLSSNVTVSVFISDENDNSPQILYPAPEGKSLMTEMVPKTALSGSLVSKVIAVDADSGQNAWLSYQIVKSTDPGLFTISLHSGEIRAQRDITESDNMKQNLVISVKDNGQPPLSATCSVYLLISDNLAEVPELKDMTYEESNSKLTFYLIIALVSVSTFFLTFIILILAVRFCHRRKPRLLFDGAVAIPSTYLPPNYAEVEGAGTLRSSYNYDTYLTTGSRTSDFNYITSYNDSTLTACGTLKMPQNETLATNLITLNNSGEGDEQKPPNNDWRLPPNQRPGPSGQHRFHTLQQRWTPYEKSRAGARPEEAGAGAVVGTGPWPNPPTEAEQLQALMAAANEVSEATATLGPRYNAQYVADYRQNVYIPGSTATLTANPQQQMPQQALPPPQAPPQAAPAVDVPKAAPTPASKKKVTKKDKK